One Mesorhizobium sp. L-2-11 genomic region harbors:
- a CDS encoding tail fiber domain-containing protein, protein MKSNLNDQQTPSHLTIENKSAEPNKAPYSTPTLQIYGSVSAITRGGSGSGLDGGPAGMSMVSDPRAKENVVRIGTHSLGIGLYLFDYKPEYREQWGLGRQFGVMADEVETVMPEAVSVHPDGYKRVDYGMLRIRHPSIH, encoded by the coding sequence ATGAAAAGCAATCTGAACGACCAGCAGACGCCATCCCACCTCACCATTGAAAACAAATCTGCCGAGCCAAACAAGGCGCCCTATTCGACTCCCACATTGCAAATCTACGGTTCCGTAAGCGCGATAACTAGGGGCGGGAGTGGAAGCGGGCTAGATGGGGGCCCCGCCGGTATGAGTATGGTGTCCGACCCGCGCGCCAAAGAGAACGTCGTCCGTATTGGCACCCATTCGCTTGGAATCGGCCTCTATCTGTTCGACTACAAGCCTGAATACCGCGAGCAGTGGGGCCTTGGCAGGCAGTTTGGTGTAATGGCCGACGAGGTCGAGACGGTCATGCCGGAAGCCGTAAGCGTTCATCCTGACGGTTACAAGAGGGTGGACTACGGGATGCTGAGGATACGGCACCCCTCTATTCACTGA